In Chitinophaga oryzae, the sequence TATCCCGCATCACCGCAGCCGTGACCACCGACTATCCCATTTACGCACAGGCCGTACGCCCGCCCAGCCCCACTGAACTGGCCATCGGCGAACATGTGGCCTCCCTGATAGAAGACCGCGCCACCCTGCAGATGGGCATCGGCGGTATCCCCAACGCCGTGCTGCAATGCCTGCACAGCCACAAGGACCTTGGCATCCACACGGAAATGTTTTCCGACGGCGTCATCGACCTGGTAGAAAAAGGTGTTATCAACAACCGCTACAAAGCCATCCACCCTGGCCTGATGGTATCCAGCTTTGCCATGGGCAGCCGCCGCCTGTACGACTTTATGGATAACAATCTTATCATCCGCCTGATGGACGTGGAATACGTCAATAACCCCACGACTATACGTAAAAATCCAAGAGTGACCGCTATCAATAGTGCTATAGAAATCGATATCTTTGGACAGGTATGCGCCGATTCCATCGGGTTCCGGCAATACAGCGGCGTAGGCGGCCAGATGGATTTCATGCGGGGCGCCGCCCTCTCTGCCGGCGGTAAACCGATCATTGCCATTCCATCCGTGACGTCCGGAGGTGTCTCCCGTATCGCTTCCCGCCTGCAACCCGGCGCCAGCGTTGTCACCACCCGCGCCCACGTGCATTATGTGGTAACAGAATACGGAATCGCACACCTGCTCGGAAAAAACCTGAAACAACGCGCACAGGCGCTTATCAACATAGCACACCCCGATCACCGGGAACAGCTGCAGAAAGACGCTTTTGAAATATTCAAAGTGTTTTGACTCAGATAACTGTCAG encodes:
- a CDS encoding acetyl-CoA hydrolase/transferase family protein produces the protein MPYTTIQDAIQQVRSGQTVFIHTAAATPRELVKAMSLRSHELRNVRLVSIHTEWDAPYASPEHAHAFEIDTFFVGKNIRQAVNEGRANYIPMFLSEVPRYFRTLEPAIDVALITVSPPDRNGYCTLGVSCDVSKAAIDTARVIIAEVNPNMPRVLGDGVIHISRITAAVTTDYPIYAQAVRPPSPTELAIGEHVASLIEDRATLQMGIGGIPNAVLQCLHSHKDLGIHTEMFSDGVIDLVEKGVINNRYKAIHPGLMVSSFAMGSRRLYDFMDNNLIIRLMDVEYVNNPTTIRKNPRVTAINSAIEIDIFGQVCADSIGFRQYSGVGGQMDFMRGAALSAGGKPIIAIPSVTSGGVSRIASRLQPGASVVTTRAHVHYVVTEYGIAHLLGKNLKQRAQALINIAHPDHREQLQKDAFEIFKVF